The following DNA comes from Cetobacterium sp. NK01.
GTAAAAGAAAATCTAGTACATCCATTTTCTGGAGTACTATTAAATGCATTTAAAATTTCTAGGTCACTTATTATACGTTCAATATTAATTTTCAATTCTTCCCCTCCCAATATTTATTATTACTCTTTTTTATATTTTTATCCAATACCTCTCCTGAATGATATAATCTAAAGTCTATATTTCATATAAATCTTTTCTTCCTTTTGATTTGTTCCTATGATAATATTATATTAATTATTTAATGTCAATATATTTTAATTTGAGAACTTTTCAATTCTATTAGATTATGATAATATGGGCTTATAATAAATATATAAAGGAGTTATGATGAAAAATATTATTAAAGGAGTTCTTTTTGATTTAGATGGAACAGTTTTAAATACACAAAAAATGAATATAGTTCCATTACAAAAATTAATTTTAGAAGAATTAGGTAAAATAATTTCCTATAATGATCTTATTAAGTATTGTGCATATCCTGGTAAACAAACTATAAAAATGTTAGGATTTTATAACGTTGAAACTTCTTATGAGAAATGGGTTAAATATGTCAATGAATTTGAAGAAGGTGCTACTTTATATGAAGGATTTAAAGAAGTTTTTAAAACCCTTCATCAAAATGGAATTAAAATTGGAATTGCAAGTTCTAAAATGAAAAAACAATATGAAATAGATTTTATTCCTACAGGTTTAAATATATACATTGATTGTGCTGTATTAGCAGAGGACACTCTCTTACATAAACCAAATCCAGATCCATTACTTTTAGGAGCAAAACTCTTAAATTTAAATCCAGAAAATATAATATACGTTGGAGACACTATTGCTGATGAAGCTGCTAGCAAAAGTGCTGGAATGAAGTTTGCTTTAGCTTCGTGGGGAGCTTTTAATTTATCTGAATTTAATCCAGATTTTATTTTAAATAAACCACAAGATATTATTAAACTAATGGAGAAAAATTAAAGGAAATTAAAATTTCACTGAATATATTAAAGAGTAGTTTATTATATATTTAGGAGGTACGCTATGACTGCAAATAGTAAAATTATTGATATTAAGGTTGTAAAACCAAGAGTTTTAGTATATCCAGATATCACATATGCTCAACCTTATGATCCCTATTTTGGTATCTCATCTTTAAAATTGGATATTTTTAAACCTGAGATTAAAGAAAATAATTTACCTTTAGTTATATATATTCCTGGTGGAGGATTTATGA
Coding sequences within:
- a CDS encoding HAD family hydrolase; translated protein: MKNIIKGVLFDLDGTVLNTQKMNIVPLQKLILEELGKIISYNDLIKYCAYPGKQTIKMLGFYNVETSYEKWVKYVNEFEEGATLYEGFKEVFKTLHQNGIKIGIASSKMKKQYEIDFIPTGLNIYIDCAVLAEDTLLHKPNPDPLLLGAKLLNLNPENIIYVGDTIADEAASKSAGMKFALASWGAFNLSEFNPDFILNKPQDIIKLMEKN